Genomic DNA from Paenibacillus borealis:
GTGGAGGTAGTTATTGCCCGGGCAACCTCCCCGGTTGCGCTGACTACCATCTCACGGGACAAGCTCTCTTTTTGCATCCGCCGGTAAATGTTCTCAATGACCACGATGCTGTCATCGACCAGCCGTCCAACCGCAACCGCTACACCGCCCAGTGTGACTATATTAAGCGTTATGCCGGATACCTTCAGCAGATACAAGGTAACCGCCAGTGATAGCGGAATGGAAATCGCCGTAATCAGCGTTGCCCGGACGTTGCGCAGGAAGATCAGGATCACAATCGTAGCAAACAAAGCACCGAGCAGCACCTCACGCAGCATGCTGTTCACCGATGTTACAACCATATCCGAAGTGCTGAAGATCATGGATACCTCGGCATTTTTGACGCTGGAGCTAAGCTCCTCTGCTGTACTGCGCACCTTGTCGCCCACATCCACCGCGTTGGCACTTGCTTCTTTGGTGATGATGAGGAACAGCACATCCTTGCCGTTCGAGCGGCTGACGCTTTCCTGGTCCAGCTTGGGCTCGACAGCAGCAATATCACCCAGTGTGACTCCCGCTGTCACCGGCAGCTTCTTAAGCGTATCGACACTCTCAATGGACGAAACCACGTTCACGTTGCCCGTCTGGCCGCCAATCGTCTGCTCGCCTACAGATGCCGATACGCTGCGGCCCTGAAGCAGTCCCATCACCTGCGCCGTGCTTACGCCTTTCGCCGCCATTGCTGCCGGATCAAGCCTCACCCGGACCTGCGGAGACGTTTTGCCGTAGAGGGCTACGCTCGCCACACCATCAATTTTCTGCATTTCGGGCAGGATCTTGTTCTCGGCAATCTCCAGGTTCTCCTTGGTGAGCCCTTCATCGAACGCTACAGTCACCTGAGACACAGGGATCATCGAAGTATTCAGCTGAATGATGAACGGGTCCATCACGCCTTGCGGAAACTGCAGGGCATTTACTGCCTTCTCAACCTCCTGTGCCGCTTCCTTCATATTGGTTTTGCCGTCAAAATAAATATCTACCTTGGCATAGCCGTCAGCGGAAGTGGACATCTGCTCTGTCTTGCCTTTCACCAGTGAGGTCGCAGCCTCAATCGGCTTCGTCACTTGCGTCTCCATCGCGTGCGCATCCTGGCCGGGTCCCAGAACTGCAACAGTTACCTGAGGATTATCCGCCTCCGGCATGAATTCCATCGGCAGCGTGGTATAACTCAGGATTCCGACTACAAGTGCCATAACCACCAGCAGCCCGACTGCCCCCTTATTGCCAAACGACCATTTCGCGAGCCATGTCATTTCTTTTACCCCTTCCATCCTTCAAAAGTATCGAACACTGTATGTCTGTTCACTTATGTATGAGCCGCAGATTCTTGCTTAAGTGTAGAAGCTTTTGACTGATGTCAAAACGGTCCGGCGGAGGGTTTCACTCTCGGTCTTAAGGCGGGTCGCTCCTCCTTCCAGAGGTACATCCATGCAGGAGCGGCATCCCATCTGGCGATTTCAAACGAACACAAAAAAGCTGCCCTGTAGAGGACAGCCTGAAACCCGGATATTTTATAGAGCTACTACTACCGGAATGCAACCTTAAGCAGCGGCGGTGTCACCAATGTGGTGATAATTACGGCAATGATAACGCCGGTGAAATATTGCGGCAGCAGCAGCCCGCTCTCTAAGCCCGTGGCTGCAATGATCAGGGCGACCTCGCCTCTGGAGATCATTCCCGTACCAATCACCAGTGACGAGCGGGTATTGAAGCCGGTAAGGCGTGCGCCGATTCCGCCGCCAAGCAGCTTAGCCAGAATGGCGACCAGCGACAACACCACCATGAATCCGATCTGGCTGCCGAGGCCCTCAAAGCTGACACTGAGACCGATGCTGACAAAAAAGACCGGCACAAACAGCGAGTAAGCAATCGGCTCCACTTTGGATTCCACTACATGCTTGAAGGAGGTCTGCGCAATAGCAATCCCGGCGGCAAACGCGCCGATAATCCCGGCCATCCCCATCATTTCAGCGAAATAAGCATATCCGAACAGAATCACCAGCGCTGCCGTGATCGTCGCTTCGGTCACCCGCAGCGGAGCCAGCCAGCGCATCGCCCGGGGGACAACCAGCCAGCCGGCGAGGACGGCAACGGCGAAGAACAGCAGTTTTTTACCGATCAGCAGACTTATCGAAATATCATCGCCCGTACCAAAGAAGCTCATCAGCACCGCGAGCAGAACTACTACAAGAATATCGTCGACAACCGCCGCACCCAGAATTGTGGAGCCTTCCGGCGTATTCAGCCGGTTCATCTCCTTGAGCACCTGAACGGAGATACTGACTGAAGTAGCGCTCAGAATCACCCCCAGGAACAGCGCGTTATGATACGCGAAGCCGAACCATTCCCCGATGGCATATCCGCCCGCAAAAGGCAGGATAATACCGCCAACCGCTACCGCAAAGGCAGACTTCCAGTTCTTGCGCAGCTGGTCGAGGTCCGTCTCCAGTCCGGCGATGAACATCAGCAGCAGCACACCAATCTCCGACATGTAATGAATAAACTCCCCATCCTGCACCCAGCCCAGCACCGCCGGTCCCAGCAGTATACCAACAATCAGCTTGCCGAGAACAGCAGGCTGCCCCAGCCTCACGGACAGTTCCCCCGCCAGTTTGGTGAATAACAGAATCAGCAGCAAATATAAGATGAATTCCATGATGCATTCTACTCCCTTTACTCTGTATTGGGTCCCTAAAAAAGACAAAGAGGAGCCCTTGGTGACAGGCTCCTCCTAAAAACACATAAATATTCAGTTCGGTTCAAACTATTATCTCTAGTATAGCTTTAATGATAATGGCTGTAAACCGCCGCGCATGTATGAGCTCAAGAACTGATCCCAGCTTCATTCGGACGGAGAATGGTTGAACCAATCGTCAGCAGGACTGCGGCCATCAGACCTAATATCGCAAAAGGCAGCCACAGCTCGTTCCAGCCGCCGCCGGTTGCGGCGATATCTACCGCCTGGATAGCCCATTTCTGCGGCGTGAAATTAGCCGCCTTCTGCATATAATCCGGCATGATGGAGATCGGCCAGAAGCAGCCGCCGAGCATGCAGGTCGGTGTAAGAATAAGTGCATTGAGCATACCGGCATTGCGGGGATTACGGATCAGCCCCGCTACCGAACTGGCAATTCCCATGGATACCAGCATGAATGCGGCCAGAACCAGGAAGTAGAGAAACATCGGCATCTCATAATCGTAGCGCAGCACCCATTTCCCAAGCGAGAGCACCACAACGATCTGAATGATCCCCACGAGGAAGCTGCCGAGAAAATTCCCGAGCGCAATCTCGTAAGAACGGACCGGAGCGCTGAACATCCGCATCATCGTGCGCCCTCTGCGGTCATCAGTTATCAGGGAGACGGAGCTAGTTACCAGCGCCATCAGGAACATCAGTGTCAGACCCGTGATTACACCCAGTGTCTCCCGCGGATATAAATCATAGTCCGTACGTGTACTCCCCACATTATGCTGCTCCGCCTGCTCCAGCACAGCGGTGAACTGTGCCTGCTGATCTGCTGCGGCTGCGCCGCCGCTTAGCGCAGCAACGGCATGCGCAGCTTCAGCCATGTTTCCGGCGATGGTATTGACCTTCATCTTAAGGACAATCGAGCTTTCACTTGCCCGGAGCTCATAGATACTAATCTGCGGCTGCTGACCTGCAATCAGCGCGGCTGAATATTCTGCCGGAATCCACAGTCCTGCCGTACCCTCCTGGCCAATCGTCGCTTCCTTTAATGCCGCCTCATCACTGCGCGGCTCGAACTTGTAATCACCGGTCTTCTCCAGTTCGGCAAGCAGGTGCTTTCCGGCTGCACCTGTATCCATATTGGCATACAATACGGTTGCCGGACCATCTACAACGCCTCCGGTAAGCGAAATGATCCCTGCAACCACAACACTGGGCAGCAGAATAAATATCAGTATCCCTTTGACAGAGCCAATGCTTCGCCGGATCATATTCCAGGCAATGGTTATTATTTTATTCATGATAGCCCACCTTCCGGTATGAGACAGTCATTACGCACAACAGAACCGCACAAATCAGACACATCACCCATAAGTTCGGCAGAATCTGCTTCAGGCCGGAATGCAGCATCATGCGGATAATGGCCTGCTGCGCCCAGTGGTTGACTGTGAATGCACCGATGCTGTTCACCCAGGAATCCGGAAGTGGAGCCATGCCGCCACTGGCAAAGGTCATCACTACGGTCAGGACATTAATAATATTCGTTGCACTTGTCGCTGTCTTGCTGAACAGGCAGAACACTATGGACAATGTCATGGAAGCGATAATCATCAGCAGACAGAACAGCAGCAGCAGTCCCGGACGGTTGCCCCAATAGACCCCGAACAGCCAGTCGGACAGCAGAATAATGGCCAGACACTGAAGAATACTGACCAGGCCTACCCCTAGCATTTTGCCGATGAATAGCTCTGAGCTCTTTACGGGCATCGAATTGATCCGGAAGAGGGTATGGTTTTCCTTTTCACTGAAGAGAGACCCCGTTACTGTCAGCCCGCTGTACAGGAGAAACATCATCAGCATGGAAGCAGCGTAGAACTGGGAGGCCGTATAGGTTTTACCGCCATTGTTGAGATCACCCAGCACCACTGCTTCTGTCTCAGCTGATACCGGAGTAACTGCAAGGGCTTCCGGCCCAAGCGTAACCGCTGCCGACTGCTTGTAATTAAGCGTATTGAGAAAATTATCAAAAGCCGTTCCCGCCACCAGATTATCGGTATGATTCTTGCCCAGAATGAACTCCAGCTGAGCGCTCTCTCCGCGCTGCACCTCGCTGTCAAAATCTGAAGGAACAATAACCGCATAAGCATATTTGCCTGTGCGCAGCCCGCTTTCAGCCGCCTCCCTGCTCTCTGCCTTTTGGGCGATGATTACATCCTTAACTTCCGGAGCCTCCAGAAAAGCGGTAACCATTGCAGAAGCCTCTGCTCCTCCGTCTGTAGAATTCACAATTGCTACCCTCACAGGCTCTATCTCATCGCCTTCCTTCACACCTACCACCCCGGAGAGCGAAGCACCCAGAAGAAAGATCAGCACCAGCGGCAGCAGAAACATATTAAGCAGCATCGAACGTGAGCGGAACAATCTGCGCAGTTCATGAATCATAATATTCCAGGTGTTCATATTGCTGTCCTCCTCCCTCTAATCCCGCAATGTCCGACCGGTCAGACTGAGGAATAACGTCTCCAGATCCGGCTCTTCTATGTTAAGGGAAGCGATCACCCCTTCATGCTTGGCGAAAATAAACAGAATATCCTGCAGCTCACTTTGTGAAGAAGGCAGATACATCTCTACAGCATCCTGCACAACTTCCACCCGGCTGATCCGCGGATGCTGGCGAAGCTCGTTAATTAGAGCGGGAGTAATATTCGCCGCTTTCACCACTATTTTCTCCTCATGGGCTACCCGTTCGCGCAGCTCGCTTTCTGTGCCGCAGGCTATAATATGGCCCTTATCCATAATGGCCACCCGGTCACAGACCGCTGCTACCTCCTCCATATAGTGGCTGGTATAAACAATCGTTGAACCCAGCTTATTCAGTGTTTTGACCGATTCGAGAATGTGATTGCGGGACTGCGGATCGATGCCGACCGTCGGCTCATCCATAATGATCAGGCGCGGCCGGTGCATGATGGCACAGGCAATATTGAGGCGCCGCTTCATTCCTCCCGAGAAGGTGGACGGTTTATCCTTGGCCCGGTCACTGAGGCCTGTGAACTCCAGCGCCTCCTGAATCCGTTCCTTCAGCAGCTTGCCGCGCAGGCCATACAGTTTCCCGAAGAAGCTTATGTTATCTGTCGCCGACATATTTTCGTATAAGGCCAGCTCCTGGGGAACAAGCCCAATGCGCTTCTTGACCTCCAGCGGTTTCTCCTTCGCGGACAGTCCGTCGATGTTAATCTCGCCGCTGTCGGCCTTAAGCAGTCCGCAAATCATGCTGATTGTCGTACTTTTCCCGGCACCGTTCGGACCAAGCAAGCCGAAGATTTCACCTTCCTGTATGCTGAAATTCACATGATCCACAATCAGTTTGCTGTCATACCGTTTGACTACATCGTTTAAAACCACAAGTGCCATTTGCCATCG
This window encodes:
- a CDS encoding ABC transporter permease, whose translation is MNKIITIAWNMIRRSIGSVKGILIFILLPSVVVAGIISLTGGVVDGPATVLYANMDTGAAGKHLLAELEKTGDYKFEPRSDEAALKEATIGQEGTAGLWIPAEYSAALIAGQQPQISIYELRASESSIVLKMKVNTIAGNMAEAAHAVAALSGGAAAADQQAQFTAVLEQAEQHNVGSTRTDYDLYPRETLGVITGLTLMFLMALVTSSVSLITDDRRGRTMMRMFSAPVRSYEIALGNFLGSFLVGIIQIVVVLSLGKWVLRYDYEMPMFLYFLVLAAFMLVSMGIASSVAGLIRNPRNAGMLNALILTPTCMLGGCFWPISIMPDYMQKAANFTPQKWAIQAVDIAATGGGWNELWLPFAILGLMAAVLLTIGSTILRPNEAGISS
- a CDS encoding ABC transporter permease encodes the protein MNTWNIMIHELRRLFRSRSMLLNMFLLPLVLIFLLGASLSGVVGVKEGDEIEPVRVAIVNSTDGGAEASAMVTAFLEAPEVKDVIIAQKAESREAAESGLRTGKYAYAVIVPSDFDSEVQRGESAQLEFILGKNHTDNLVAGTAFDNFLNTLNYKQSAAVTLGPEALAVTPVSAETEAVVLGDLNNGGKTYTASQFYAASMLMMFLLYSGLTVTGSLFSEKENHTLFRINSMPVKSSELFIGKMLGVGLVSILQCLAIILLSDWLFGVYWGNRPGLLLLFCLLMIIASMTLSIVFCLFSKTATSATNIINVLTVVMTFASGGMAPLPDSWVNSIGAFTVNHWAQQAIIRMMLHSGLKQILPNLWVMCLICAVLLCVMTVSYRKVGYHE
- a CDS encoding cation:proton antiporter, coding for MEFILYLLLILLFTKLAGELSVRLGQPAVLGKLIVGILLGPAVLGWVQDGEFIHYMSEIGVLLLMFIAGLETDLDQLRKNWKSAFAVAVGGIILPFAGGYAIGEWFGFAYHNALFLGVILSATSVSISVQVLKEMNRLNTPEGSTILGAAVVDDILVVVLLAVLMSFFGTGDDISISLLIGKKLLFFAVAVLAGWLVVPRAMRWLAPLRVTEATITAALVILFGYAYFAEMMGMAGIIGAFAAGIAIAQTSFKHVVESKVEPIAYSLFVPVFFVSIGLSVSFEGLGSQIGFMVVLSLVAILAKLLGGGIGARLTGFNTRSSLVIGTGMISRGEVALIIAATGLESGLLLPQYFTGVIIAVIITTLVTPPLLKVAFR
- a CDS encoding ABC transporter ATP-binding protein, giving the protein MALVVLNDVVKRYDSKLIVDHVNFSIQEGEIFGLLGPNGAGKSTTISMICGLLKADSGEINIDGLSAKEKPLEVKKRIGLVPQELALYENMSATDNISFFGKLYGLRGKLLKERIQEALEFTGLSDRAKDKPSTFSGGMKRRLNIACAIMHRPRLIIMDEPTVGIDPQSRNHILESVKTLNKLGSTIVYTSHYMEEVAAVCDRVAIMDKGHIIACGTESELRERVAHEEKIVVKAANITPALINELRQHPRISRVEVVQDAVEMYLPSSQSELQDILFIFAKHEGVIASLNIEEPDLETLFLSLTGRTLRD